From a single Rhinolophus ferrumequinum isolate MPI-CBG mRhiFer1 chromosome 15, mRhiFer1_v1.p, whole genome shotgun sequence genomic region:
- the PDCD5 gene encoding programmed cell death protein 5 isoform X2: MAEEELEALRKQRLAELQAKHGDPGDAAQQEAKHREAEMRNSILAQVLDQSARARLSNLALVKPEKTKAVENYLIQMARYGQLSGKFNRRKVMDSDEDDDY; encoded by the exons ATGGCAGAGGAGGAGTTGGAGGCGCTGCGGAAACAGAGGCTGGCCGAGCTGCAGGCAAAGCACGGG gATCCTGGCGATGCAGCACAACAGGAAGCAAAGCACAG GGAAGCAGAAATGAGAAACAGTATCTTAGCCCAAGTTCTGGATCAGTCAGCCCGGGCCCGGT taagtaACTTAGCACTTGTAAAGCCTGAAAAAACTAAAGCAGTAGAGAATTACCTCATACAGATGGCAAGATACGGACAACTAAGTGGGAAG TTCAACAGAAGAAAAGTAATGGACTCTGATGAAGATGACGACTATTGA
- the RPL13 gene encoding 60S ribosomal protein L13, which yields MAPSRNGMILKPHFHKDWQRRVATWFNQPARKIRRRKARQAKARRIAPRPASGPIRPIVRCPTVRYHTKVRAGRGFSLEELRVAGIHKKVARTIGISVDPRRRNKSTESLQANVQRLKEYRSKLILFPRKPSAPKKGDSSAEELKLATQLSGPVMPIRNVYKKEKARVITEEEKNFKAFASLRMARANARLFGIRAKRAKEAAEQDVEKKK from the exons ATGGCGCCCAGCCGAAATGGCATGATCCTGAAGCCCCATTTCCACAAAGACTGGCAGCGGCGTGTGGCCACGTGGTTTAACCAGCCAGCGCGGAAGATCCGCAG ACGCAAGGCCCGGCAAGCCAAAGCGCGCCGTATCGCTCCGCGCCCTGCGTCGGGACCCATCCGGCCCATCGTGAGATGCCCTACTGTGAGGTACCACACCAAAGTGCGAGCCGGCAGGGGCTTCAGCTTGGAGGAGTTACGG GTGGCTGGCATCCATAAGAAGGTGGCCCGGACCATTGGGATCTCAGTGGATCCTAGACGGCGAAACAAGTCTACTGAGTCCCTGCAGGCCAACGTGCAGCGCCTGAAGGAGTACCGATCCAAGCTCATCCTCTTCCCCAGGAAGCCATCAGCCCCCAAGAAGGGAGACAGCTCT GCTGAAGAACTCAAATTGGCCACCCAGCTGTCAGGCCCGGTGATGCCCATACGGAAC GTCTACAAGAAGGAGAAAGCCAGGGTCAtcacagaagaggagaagaactTCAAGGCATTTGCCAGCCTTCGCATGGCCCGTGCCAATGCCCGGCTCTTTGGCATCCGGGCAAAAAGGGCCAAGGAAGCTGCAGAACAGGatgttgaaaagaagaaataa
- the PDCD5 gene encoding programmed cell death protein 5 isoform X1 — translation MAEEELEALRKQRLAELQAKHGDPGDAAQQEAKHREAEMRNSILAQVLDQSARARLSNLALVKPEKTKAVENYLIQMARYGQLSGKVTEQGLIEILEKVSQQTERKTTVKFNRRKVMDSDEDDDY, via the exons ATGGCAGAGGAGGAGTTGGAGGCGCTGCGGAAACAGAGGCTGGCCGAGCTGCAGGCAAAGCACGGG gATCCTGGCGATGCAGCACAACAGGAAGCAAAGCACAG GGAAGCAGAAATGAGAAACAGTATCTTAGCCCAAGTTCTGGATCAGTCAGCCCGGGCCCGGT taagtaACTTAGCACTTGTAAAGCCTGAAAAAACTAAAGCAGTAGAGAATTACCTCATACAGATGGCAAGATACGGACAACTAAGTGGGAAG GTAACAGAACAAGGTTTAATAGAAATCCTTGAAAAAGTAAGCcaacaaacagaaaggaaaaccacAGTTAAA TTCAACAGAAGAAAAGTAATGGACTCTGATGAAGATGACGACTATTGA